One stretch of Clavelina lepadiformis chromosome 6, kaClaLepa1.1, whole genome shotgun sequence DNA includes these proteins:
- the LOC143462573 gene encoding alpha-(1,3)-fucosyltransferase 4-like produces MPWKYYRDPEQIFVFFSHESPSYVINVEHRQTLKKFENHFINWTMTYRTDSDVFAPYGQSQFVQKILKEGKKWVDRHLEKKKKVALWVVSNCDAVRGSKMRMKYSDALVEAGLPVDRFGKCFNNKNDFNELSADDLDAYKFYLSFENAQYCKDYMTEKFWHNAIACGRVPVVWGPSKEDVEKLAPTGSFIHTDDFKTPADLAKYLLYLDSNDTAYKEYFKWVLEPDKKTLVLGDVLEQTGPKRLCKMMLSNNYKKSYHSVSKFYYDEGNACTSCNSNHVSFPHFYFCITLVLFLVLMVFLSTVFKSKFFFGNPGFWHRE; encoded by the exons ATGCCCTGGAAATATTATAG AGATCCGGAGCAAATTTTCGTCTTTTTTTCTCATGAAAGTCCATCCTACGTCATTAATGTAGAACATAgacaaactttgaaaaagtttgaaaatcaTTTCATCAACTGGACCATGACTTACCGGACAGATTCCGACGTGTTTGCGCCTTACGGGCAGTCCCAATTTGttcaaaagattttgaaagAAGGGAAGAAATGGGTTGATAGACAtctggaaaagaaaaagaaagttgCG TTATGGGTTGTTAGTAATTGTGACGCCGTTCGGGGTTCCAAGATGCGAATGAAGTATTCCGACGCCTTGGTTGAAGCAGGTCTGCCTGTGGATCGCTTTGGAAAATgcttcaacaacaaaaacgaTTTCAATGAACTCTCTGCTGATGACCTGGATGCCTACAAATTTTACCTGTCATTTGAAAACGCCCAATACTGCAAGGATTACATGACCGAGAAATTTTGGCACAATGCCATTGCTTGTGGAAGAGTTCCAGTGGTGTGGGGACCATCAAAGGAGGATGTCGAGAAACTTGCTCCTACCGGTTCCTTCATACACACCGACGACTTCAAGACTCCAGCAGATCTTGCAAAGTATCTACTCTACCTAGACTCGAACGACACAGCCTACAAGGAATATTTTAAATGGGTTCTTGAGCCTGATAAAAAGACTTTAGTACTTGGAGATGTTTTGGAGCAAACTGGTCCAAAGCGTCTTTGCAAGATGATGCTTTCTAATAACTACAAGAAGTCTTATCATTCAGTGAGTAAATTTTATTACGATGAAGGCAATGCATGCACCTCTTGTAATTCCAATCATGTTTCGTTTCcacatttttatttctgtaTTACACTCGTCTTATTCCTTGTTTTAATGGTTTTCTTAAGCACCGTTTTTAaatcgaaattttttttcgGCAACCCTGGATTTTGGCACCGCGAGTAG